Proteins found in one Ornithorhynchus anatinus isolate Pmale09 chromosome 8, mOrnAna1.pri.v4, whole genome shotgun sequence genomic segment:
- the RAB5IF gene encoding respirasome Complex Assembly Factor 1 — protein sequence MSGGRRKEEPPQPHLANGAVRGSAWSKALRSDAAWEDKDEFLDVIYWFRQIIAVILGVIWGVVPLKGFIGIAIFCLINAGILYLYFSSFQQIDEEEYGGTWELTKEGFMTSFALFLVVWIIFYTAIHYD from the exons ATGAGCGGCGGCAGGCGGAAGGAGGAGCCGCCACAGCCGCACTTGGCCAACGGGGCCGTCCGGGGCTCGGCCTGGAGCAAGGCGCTGCGCAGCGACGCCGCCTGGGAGGACAAG GATGAATTTTTAGACGTGATCTACTGGTTCCGACAAATCATTGCCGTCATCTTGGGAGTTATCTGGGGAGTCGTGCCACTGAAGGGATTCATAGGCATCGCAAT ATTCTGCTTGATCAACGCTGGAATCCTGTATCTGTACTTCAGCAGCTTCCAACAGATAGATGAGGAAGAGTATGGCGGAACATGGGAACTGACAAAAGAAGGATTTATGACATCTTTTGCACTGTTTTTG gTTGTTTGGATAATCTTTTACACTGCCATCCACTACGATTGA
- the MYL9 gene encoding myosin regulatory light polypeptide 9, producing the protein MSSKRAKAKTTKKRPQRATSNVFAMFDQSQIQEFKEAFNMIDQNRDGFIDKEDLHDMLASLGKNPTDEYLEGMMSEAPGPINFTMFLTMFGEKLNGTDPEDVIRNAFACFDEEASGVIHEDHLRELLTTMGDRFTDEEVDEMYREAPIDKKGNFNYVEFTRILKHGAKDKDD; encoded by the exons ATGTCCAGCAAGCGGGCCAAGGCCAAGACCACCAAGAAGCGTCCCCAGCGCGCCACCTCCAATGTCTTCGCTATGTTTGATCAGTCTCAGATCCAGGAGTTCAAAGAGGCCTTCAACATGATCGACCAGAACCGGGATGGCTTCATTGACAAGGAGGACCTGCACGACATGCTGGCCTCGCTAG GCAAGAACCCCACGGACGAATACTTGGAGGGCATGATGAGTGAGGCTCCGGGTCCCATCAACTTCACCATGTTCCTCACGATGTTCGGGGAGAAACTCAACGGTACCGACCCCGAGGACGTCATCCGCAACGCCTTTGCCTGCTTCGACGAGGAGGCCTCAG gagTCATACATGAAGACCATCTGCGGGAACTGCTCACCACCATGGGTGACCGATTCACGGACGAGGAGGTGGATGAGATGTACCGGGAGGCTCCCATCGATAAAAAGGGCAACTTCAACTACGTAGAATTCACTCGCATCCTCAAGCACGGGGCCAAAGACAAGGATGATTAG